The genomic DNA GTTTTGTTGGGTGGAAATCATCAACAGATCGCCGCTTGGCGTGCAGATCAGATTCAAAAGAGAACAGCCGAACGTCGCAGCGACCTGCTCTGACGACAAACCAAAATTGTTGCTAACCAGCAGCCAAACAAAAATATCACCATCAGCCAAGCGGAGTCATTCCTATGAGCCAACAAGTAATGGATCTCGTCGAAAAGACGTGCCTTAAATCCGACGTTCCTCAGTTCGACATCGGCGATACCGTCGACGTGCACACCAAGATTTTGGAAGGCGCCAAAGAACGCATCCAGGTCTTCACCGGCGTTGTGATCGCTCGCAGCGGTTCGGGAACTCGCGAGATGTTCACCGTCCGTCGTATGGTCGCTGGCGAAGGTGTGGAACGTAAGTTCCCACTGCACTCGCCACGCGTTGAACGAGTCGAAGTCAAGCGCAGCAGCGTTGTTCGTCGTGCCAAGCTGTACTTCCTTCGCGATCGCGTCGGCAAGGCGGTTCGTCTGAAAGAACGTCGCCGCAGCTAATTCGCTTGTTGGCGATCGATGGGGCGACGCGATCGACGCGTTGCCCGCTTTCTGGATGCGGCATTGGGCTGAGGGTCTCTCGGTTCGATGCCTTGTTTCTCGGGCGGATGCTTCCCTGCCCTGTACTCCCCTTGTTGGTCGCCCACGCGGCAGACAGGTCGTTGCATCGACTTGCGCTTCGACGGGTGCTCACGCTCAGCTCCGTTGATTGACTTCTTATGACCAGTTCGCAACCAATCAAGCTTGCAGTTCACGGTGCCGCCGGTCGGATGGGGCGCCGCGTTGTTGCGTTGGCGACCGCTGACGAAGCATTTCAAGTGATCGCAGCGATCGATCATCAACAGCACCCGCTGCTTGGGCAGGATTCCGGCGGGCTGGCCGGTTGCGATCTGAACGAAGTTCCGCTGTCGGCCGATTGGCCAGCGGAATGCGACGCGGCGATCGATTTCTCGTTGCCCGATGCCGTGGGCAGCGCCGTTGCGAACTGTCTGGAATCGAAAACACCCCTGGTGATCGCGACGACCGGGTTGTCCGACGAAACGCAAGCGGCGATCGCCGAAGCGGTCAAGCAGATTCCGATCGTCTGGGCACCCAGCATGAGTCTCGCGGTGAACCTGTCGATGAAGCTGGCTGAACAAGCCGCGGCGGCTTTGAAGAACGTTCCCGGCGGCGTCGATATCGAGATCATCGAGCGACACCATCGCTACAAGGTCGACGCTCCCAGCGGCACGGCGCTGAAGTTTGGTGAACTGATCGCTGGCCAGTTGGATGGCGAGACGAAGCACGTCCACGGCCGCGAGGGCGAGACGGGGCAGCGTTCGCTCAATGAGATCGGTTACCACGCGGTCCGCGTCGGCGACAACACCGGTGAACACACGATTGTCTACGGCATGTTAGGCGAGACGATGGAGCTGCGCGTCGCATCGAGCAACCGCGACTGCTACGCATCGGGCGCCCTAGCCGCAGCCCGCTGGATCCAAGGCCGCCCCCCAGCCCTCTACTCGATGTTCGACGTCCTCGGCCTCTCGTAGCGAAACGCGGCAAGAGTTTCGTAGGCGGTACTTGCCGCAGATCGAAAGTCTTCACGACTTCCGCGACGCCAAGATACGAGCACGACGCGCAAGCGAGTGTTTTGCGAATCGAGTGTTTTGCGAGCCGGTTGTTCCGGGCGTACACCGTTTTGTCACGACCGATAGGGCCATTGCCTTGTGACAATGGCTTGCGTTGTAACGTGTCGGGTTACTGTGGCCGGTTTCGTGATTCAACACGGCGGTTGAGTAACAATGGGTGATTGAGACGCGTTGATGCATAACGCCCTACGCGGGGTTGGTGGTTCCAAGTTATGCTAGGTCGCGGAGGAAATCGGGAGGGCTCGCTAGGTAGGTTTGGCAGTGGGCGCATGCGGCGGACGCCTCGGAGACTGGAGTCCGGCAGATTGGGCAGGGACGCGACGCGGTGGCTGATTTTGGGGCCGGAGGTGCTAGTTCGCTCGCTTCCAGAATTCGCATCGCTCCGGTATCGGACAAACTTGTCCGCGGCATTCCTGATTCGAGCATTCCGTCGCACTGAGGGCATTGCACCGGTGCGTCAGAGTGGTTGATAGAGACCGGAACCTGGTGGCCGGAAGGACAGGCAACGAAAAAAGTTTCCATCGTAAATGACCTTCTTGTTAGGGTGGGCTTAGGGCTTGCAGACGGCTTTGAACCCCGGGCTCGAGAGCATGTTTCGGTCGGTTTTGCTAACGCTTACAAAACGGGGAGGCAACGATTGCCAGCATTGCCACCGAATCGAATGGGCGGCCGTGCCCCGATCGACTGGTAAGACATTCGTCGCTCCACTGCAGATATTGCCTAAAAACTGTTGATTTATCGATCGAGCCGATCTGGTATGCTGCATGCGGTGTTGAACCTTAATATGACGTCAGCTTCCGCCAAACTGGGCCCGACTATGCACAATCCATCGACGCGTTTTCCGTTATCCCGTCGCTCGCTGCTCGCCGTCGGCGGGGCGGCCTTTTTTGCAACGCCCGGTTTGTTTGCTGAGCAATTGCAGTCGACGCCGCCGTTGACCGAAGGGCCGTTCTATCCCGATAAACTGCCGCTGGATCAAGACAATGATCTGATCTTGATCAATGACAGCACGACGCCGGCAGTGGGGCAGATCACTCATTTAACAGGACGCGTTTTGACGCCGGCGGGTTCGCCCGTCCGCAATGCGACGATCGAAATCTGGCAATGCGATGCCAACGCCGTCTATCTGCACTCGCGCGACAGCAACGGCAAGAAGAAGCAACAGGATCCAAACTTCCAAGGCTTCGGGCGGTTTGAAACCGGAGCGATGGGCGAGTACCGTTTTCGCACGATCAAGCCGGTCGAGTATCCCGGTCGCCCTGCCCCGCACATTCACATCATCGTCAAACAGAACGACCGCAAAGTGTTGACGACTCAGTTGATGATTCGTGGCTACGCCGGGAACACTCGCGATGGCGTTTTTCGACGGATTACCGATCCAGCGAAACGCGAACTGCTGGTCGCCGATTTTAACCCCGTCCCCGAATCGAAGATCGGCGAATTTGCTTGTCACTTCGACGTCGTGCTCGGTCGGACGCCCGACGACGCCGAAAAACAACGCGGTTAACCGACACGGTCGCGGCTCATTTCGACGTTTATCTGTGGCATCGCCAGTTCATGTTGGCGATGCTCGTTTTCTAGTTCCTCCATCTCAATCGGTTTTGTTTTTCGAATGGCTCGCTGCGACGAAGGGTATTTGTGTGAAGTTTGCGGCGAGGATGTGGGGAACATCAGCGACAGCGACCTCTATCTGCGGTTTGTGATCGGCGAACTGGATCCCGAGCGTTTGCACACGACGCCCGAACGCCACATCCGCTGCAACCCAGCGGTTGGCCAATTCATCGTGCATCCCGATTTCGAGCCGCTGGTTTGCGAAGGGGCTTTCGGCAAACAAGAGCTCGATCCGGAGTACGTTCAGCAGCGCGAGACCTTGGTCAGTCGCGGGTTCGAGCGATTGCGTGAGATCGAAGCTCAAGGTCCCGAGGGAGACATCACCTCCTATCCGCTGCCCGAAGCGATCGCGAAGTATCGGCGCTGAGCGAGCCGGATGTTAAGGGCCTGTCACTTATACGCAAGTCGCAGGCAACGGCGAAAGGGACAGGAACATTCCTCACAGGCCTGGCGCGGGCCGAAGGTCCAGCAATTTGCATAGCCCAGCCTGCAGGGCTGGGTATTAGCCGACGTCGCCCGGTTTCATTTCACAACGGGCGAAGGGGCAACGCCCCGGGGTAGGTGGTGACAATCGACCGGGCCTACAGCCCAACCATGTCAATCATCGCCACTAGAACCCAGGCCGATGGCCTGGGCTAGGCAAATGTTCGAGCCTGCGGCCCGGACTCGGATGAATGCGATGTGGAACGGCCTGCGACGAACGAAAGACTTCTCACGAGACTGGCAAGCGTTCGGTCGCGACAACTCACAATGACTTACGTATAACTGCCAGTGTTAAAGGCTGCGGGTTAAAACGATTCCAGCGGTTGTGATGTGCGAACTTGCCGAGTCGGTCAGCTTTAACAAATTTTGCGGCGACCGAACATCGCGAGCGATCGTCGCTGGGAGACCGATCGCCGAGCAAAATCTAGGGAAAAGCAGCGGTCTGTGAACGGCATCTCGAAGCCCC from Rosistilla oblonga includes the following:
- the rplS gene encoding 50S ribosomal protein L19 — protein: MSQQVMDLVEKTCLKSDVPQFDIGDTVDVHTKILEGAKERIQVFTGVVIARSGSGTREMFTVRRMVAGEGVERKFPLHSPRVERVEVKRSSVVRRAKLYFLRDRVGKAVRLKERRRS
- a CDS encoding protocatechuate 3,4-dioxygenase, whose translation is MHNPSTRFPLSRRSLLAVGGAAFFATPGLFAEQLQSTPPLTEGPFYPDKLPLDQDNDLILINDSTTPAVGQITHLTGRVLTPAGSPVRNATIEIWQCDANAVYLHSRDSNGKKKQQDPNFQGFGRFETGAMGEYRFRTIKPVEYPGRPAPHIHIIVKQNDRKVLTTQLMIRGYAGNTRDGVFRRITDPAKRELLVADFNPVPESKIGEFACHFDVVLGRTPDDAEKQRG
- the dapB gene encoding 4-hydroxy-tetrahydrodipicolinate reductase; protein product: MTSSQPIKLAVHGAAGRMGRRVVALATADEAFQVIAAIDHQQHPLLGQDSGGLAGCDLNEVPLSADWPAECDAAIDFSLPDAVGSAVANCLESKTPLVIATTGLSDETQAAIAEAVKQIPIVWAPSMSLAVNLSMKLAEQAAAALKNVPGGVDIEIIERHHRYKVDAPSGTALKFGELIAGQLDGETKHVHGREGETGQRSLNEIGYHAVRVGDNTGEHTIVYGMLGETMELRVASSNRDCYASGALAAARWIQGRPPALYSMFDVLGLS